Genomic segment of Juglans microcarpa x Juglans regia isolate MS1-56 chromosome 7S, Jm3101_v1.0, whole genome shotgun sequence:
CATGcgtattcatcattaacatgagtgGAAGCATACAGAATTATGGCAAACATGTAACTTGAGtgcataataacttgtttatcttgtcataacatggagtgaaacacttTTGGGTCCGTATTTTCTTAActgagtaacatggagtgaaacacgcttgagtccgtgtttcacttaactgaaatgcatagagtgaaacacgcttgagttcgtgtttcacttaactgagtaacatggagtgaaataTGCTTAAGTCTGtatttcacttaactgaataacatggagaataacatggagtgaaacacgcttgagtccatgtttcacttaacttgtggttaaccacgcttgagtccatgaCACTgtaacatttcttatctttcttaatgcatgagaatttattagggcCGAAGGCCTGCTATGACACAAACTAATTCCACGGAAATTAAAACATGTGGGACAACATAGGGCTGGCTGTGTGAAAACGAGGGATTAAGTGCGACAGCGGTTCGGGGTGGTTGGAAGCGACGTCGGTGTAACTGGGAggttcctatggtggtgcgacaccaaGAGAGGGAGGGtgggagaaaaaagaaagagtttagagagagatgaaattgCAAACTTAATTACCGAGAGGGAGGAAGGTGGCGCGCGACAGCAGGGGCATAGCTTAGGGAGTGGGTGCGACAGAAATAGGTTAGCCGGCATTTTCTGTGGTGGTGTGGGAGGTGGTCCATTGAGATGGCTGTTGGTTGCTGGGAGGGAGGCTGTGTGGTGCTTGTGGGTAAGTTTCTTTCTCTACGTGAAAGAGTCTTTTCTCTAAGGATTTTTGTGTGTACAAATCAGAGGCATTGTGGGTTTCTTATAGGCGACGGGAGGGAAGCAACGTGAATCTTTAGGAGATTGTTTATAATTCGAAATTGCCTAAACTGTAGGAACATCTTACTACGAGGGATCAGATTCTGAGAggattttgaaaagtttgagtTTGAGTTGGTCTTGAACTAGGAACCAAATCTAATATGGGAACCTAATGGATAACCATACGATGGTTGGATAGGGAAGGAATCACTAATTTAATCTTTTGGTTAGCATTTTtcctaaaatgataataaaaatttaaagacaataaaaataaatattaaataaataaaataccagTTTCAAGCCCTAAATTTGAACCCATACGTGGCAATCTCCTCCCCTTAAAAGAAATCTCGTCCTCGAGATAACGTACCTCAATCGAATAAATATGGATACTTAATCCTCATGTCCTCTTCTAGCTCCCACGAGGCCTCTTTTTCCGTGTGATTGCTCCAAAGCACTTTGACCATCGGAATGCTCTTCTTGCTGAGTGCTTGAGCCTTTTGTGCAAGAATTCCGACTGGAAACTCCTCATAGGTCAGATCCTCATGGACTTGAAGAGGCTCGTACTCTAGTACATGTGTAGGGTCCGAAACATACCCTTGAAGCAAAGAGACATGGAAAACATCTTGAATAGCTGAAAATTGTGGAAGGGTCAACGTATATGCTCCAGCTCCAATCCTTTCTAGTACATCGAGAGGGCCCAAATATATCGAGCTTAGCTTGCCTTTCTTACCAAACCGCATAATTCCCTCCATCGGCGCCACTTTCAAGAATACTTTGCTTCCTACTTCAAATTGCAACTCTCGATGCCTCTAATTCGCATACTTTTTCGGTCGCTCTTGTGCAATGGCGAGCTTCTTTTGGATGACCACTATTTTCTCATCCATCTCTTGCCCAAGGATTCTACGTTCTCCCACTTCGTCCCAATAGAGGGGTGACCGGCACTTGCGACCGTAAAGAACTTCATATGGTGCCGCTTGAATGCTCTCTTGGTAACTATTATTGTATGCAAATTCGATCAAAGGTAAGTATTTACTCCAGCTGCCCTCGAAGTCCATTACACATGCTCTAAGCATATCCTCCAATATTTGTATTGTCCTCTCTGACTGTCCATCTGTCTGTGGGTGGAAGGTTGTGCTGTAAGTCAACTCTGTCCCTAACTCTTTCTATACACTCCTCCAAAATGTTGAAGTGAAACGGGTATCCCTGTCTGACACAATCTTAGAGGGGATTTCGTGCAGTCTGACGTTTTCGCATACATATAATTCGGCCAACCTGTCTGTAGAATACGTCATCTGAATCGGAATGAAGTGAATGATTAAGCTGagttattacatattttatacatttagaaccaatatattttatttatttcattacattgttattggttttagatgtaaaagttgttaagatgaataaatacgagttgtgatttaaattgattaatagcatgatttatgcttaattttataacttgtgatttaattagataatgttcattcacatgcacaacacattttttttatattctattctttctttttattttatttgatttttatttttgttgatttctattttctttttatttatttatttttcaaaagcatgaaaaaaaagttaaacagaCACCAAAAGGAAAGTGAAAAAGGCACCAGTTTTTTTATTCTCCAAATCCACACACACGTGGGACCCGAGCTACTTTTGGATTGATGAAAAGTTGAGTTTTGGCATGGGATGGACTCAcacagaaaaaaaagaaaggcttTTGGACAGAAACTCACACGCAAACGCAAGAGGGGGAATTCAAAATGCACACGGCTCCTTTAGGGACGAAACTCACACAAGCATGCTGGGGGTTTTAAGGAGAGATGAAAAAAAGGGaatggggatttttttttttcattcggaTGCACACAACACAACAGCGCCGTTGAAAGACCTTGAAGGGTCCACTGCCGCTGCCCAGCCTCCTCCATTGCTAcgacctccatctccattcatttggctcgATCTTTtgactctctactatttatttaattttagtttaaagtttgtgatgtatttttgagatatttggcttagacctttgggcattttatttgctgattatttacttcgtgttaattatttttctcgcttctttaagctttcatttaacagtgattacaattgctatagattgattttgaaaatttgtgatttgagtACAAGGATGATCTCTTGAATCTTGATTTTTgagcttttcaattctcaattcatattttgtcaattactttctaatcttgTTTAATTCTTaccttagttttattaatctcttaattccattgctattagattgattaaagcttaattaggacttaaataatttcagttttattatttaattttcagattaattaagattgtttaatttagttgattctttgattgttaatttcaatttgttagtcttttacatttcatttcaacactcaaaaatccaaaaatatgaatctagtccatgactagtgcccttttcattcccATTGCACTCTTTCATTTATTGCACATAccactacttttattttctctttatgaatattttcaccattttaaatgagtttgattttaagtaacttttcctgAGGAGAAGATCCatgaatttattcctaattactACGCGACACCCTattgcacttgggatagccgttgtactactcatttttgagtaaGTCAAGTTTTTGGTGCCATTGCTGGGGATAGTTGCTTGACGTAATTTTAGAttcgttatttttatttatttatttttcatctcaaatgtTTATTTCACTATCTGATCTTtgattacacatttcacttgtcacctactactctgtcacttgaaccttacttatgctatttggactgatgtttattatcatgggtgagagacaattcaaatacgttggttagagttacattgagcactgagagtagtatacacaGCTTAGAGATAGAtacctcttttgttttttctacagacaaggacattgaaattgaacacACTATAGCTGCACCTGCACCACgcactcttagggattatttgcagcccactcgcaccactacaccatcatgcattattttacctgatgatgcacctaatttttctataagCATGGCATAATGTTAGTGATACCTCCTCAGTTCTACGGCATGGATTCTGAGAGTCCAAATTAACACTTGACAGATTTTGATTTAGCCAGctctacttttatcaatagagccactactgatgaatttattagacttcatttatttcctttctctttgaaggataaagcgaagatttggtttaattctttaggcctaattctatctctagttggtctgatatgcagCGTGAGTTCTTAcacaaaatttttccttttcagagaACTCAATATTTACAAGAGCAGATCAGCCAGTTTAATCAGAAATCAGATGAGACTTTCCAAGCTAgctgggaaaggtttaaggatttggtgaacatctgtccacatcacggttttgaatcTTGGAGGTTGGTGAATTACTTTTACACTAGTCTCACTCCAGAATGCAAGCAGTTTGTTcagactatgtgcaatggagaattctttagcaaggaacctgatcattgccattttttgactatcttgctGAGAGCGCGCAACAATGGAACACTTGGACTGATCGAGTTTCTTTGACAGCACAGCCACTTAGGGCTATTTCTAGTGGGGGCAAATATGAGCTTAAGGAGGACATTGACGTTCAAGCCCGAATAGCTGCATTAACTAGAAGACTGGAGGTTATGGAGATGGAAAAGGTGAAGGCTGTGAAAATAGTAGAGGTATGTTCTTTATGTGCTGATTCAAACCACAAGACTCAAGATTGCCTAATTATTCCAGTATTTCAGGAGAATGGCTCTAAGCAGATGCAATCAACGAACTGGGTTAACAGAGCACAAAATCAGCCTTTCTCCAGTACATATAATCCAGGAtggaggaatcacccaaatttctcatggaggaatgatcagccTGGCCGGTCTCTTCCACTTTCTCAGTCGCCATTTCATCAGTTACTCCTCAGCACTAGTATCAGCCATATCAGAGTTCTCAgagctatccttttgtagcacctcTAGGATTTCAGCCTCATGTAGCTATGCAGAGTTTTCAACCTCAATCATCTGCGAAGAAGTCCTTAGATGACAGTATGGCACAgatggccaatacacttcagcaatccatgcagattcaggccaccacaaacaatcaaaacactcaggccataaatgacttgcgGGGCACCATCAATAAGATGAGCACTTTAGAGAAAAGGAAATTCCTAGCACAACCTCAGCCTAATCTTCAAGTATACaggcaacaacaacaacaacaagtgcATAATGTCTCAGGGGAGGTTTTTGAGACAGCGAAGGCCGTTCTaactttgagaagtggaaaggaagttccCCAACCAAAGATGACTATGGACACACAggtagttgctcctacacctAAAGATGCAAAGAGACtgatgaagctgaaaaagaaccaAAGGTAGTGAGATCAGAGCTGAAGAAGCCTGTGAGTGCAGATGCTGAAACTAGTAGGGAGTACCGACctgtggttccctatcctcagagattggcaattggccaaaagaacaaataccGCATTGAGATTCAGGAgatcttcaagcaagtaaagattaatattccactcttaAATGTCATACAACAAGttccttcatatgcaaaatttttgaaggacttgtgcacagtgaagaggaagctgaatATAAAGAAGAAAGCATTCCTAACGGAGCAAGTCAATGCATTGATATTGAGTGAGACTCCTCAGAAGTTTGGAGATCCTGGCTCTCccaacatttccattatgatcgatgagtcacgcattgggagagctttacttgatttggggagtagtgtgaacttgctatCGTTCTCAGTGTATGAGCAGTTGGGATTGGGTGAACTGAAAAAGGCCTCCATCATGCTACAGTTGGCTAACAGATCAGTTAAGGAGCCGAGGGGTATTGTAGAGGATGTGCTGGTCcaggtggacaaattttactacccaATGGATTTTATAATTCTTGATATGCAGCAGCTAGCCTCCATTATTTACCAAGCTCCTGTCATTCTTGGATGACCATTTCTAGCTACGTCAAATGCTTTGATTAATTGTAGAAGTGGAGTTCTGAAGCTTACTTTTGGGAACATGGCACTTGAGTTGAACATTTTCAATGCTTGCAAGATGCTAACACATTTTGATGCCACAAGTGATTTGAATGTTGTGGAGAGTTTGACACCAACAGAATTTATTTGctcaacttttcctttctctggTGATGATTCTATTTTTCAGACACTTgaatttttacttgatgaaaaaactgaccatgttgatgaaaatgtctttgaatttttggaCTATTTTACAGATTCTTCCTTACCACTTAAAGTACAATTTGCAGGGGCAATATGGCAACCCCAGTTTGAAACTCTACCACCACCACACCTACTTAAATCTTCAGAGGAAGAAGTTCCCGAGTTGGAACTGAAACCACTTCCTcaagatttaaaatatgttttcctTGGTCCTGAAGAAGACATTTTTCCTGTGGGGATTTCCTCAAAGTTAAATCAGAAGGATGAAGCCCAGTTGATTGAAGTCTTAAGAAAGCATCGAGGCGCAATTGGTTGGACAATAGCCGACATCAAAGGTATTGATGTTGCTATTTGTACCCACAGAATCCATCTTGAAGACGATGCTAGATCGGTTCGTGATGCTCAACGTAGGCTCAATCCTACCATGAAGGAAGTTGTCAAAGAGGAAGTTCTCAAGCTGCTAGCAGTGGGTATCATTTACCCCATCTCAGACAGTAAGTGGGTAAGTCCAACTCAAGTGGTACAAAAAACATCTGGTTTAACTGTTgtcaaaaatgataaaaatgagttgattcCAACTAGAATGGTTACTGattggagaatgtgcattgattatagaaaacttaatttAGCCAGTAGGaaggatcattttcctttaccatttttggatcaaattttagaaagagtGGCTGGTAATACATTTTATTGCTTCTTGGATGGATACTCtagttattatcaaattgatgTAGCGCCAGAGGACCAGGAGAAAATCACTTTCACCTGTCCTTTTGGCACCTTTGGTTTTACCATAATGCCTTTTGGTTTGTGAAATGCTCCAGCTACTTTTCAGAGATGCATGATGAGTATTTTTTCTGACATGATTGAAgatatttgtgaaatattcatggatgacttctctATTTTTAGGAAAtcttttgatagttgtttgCATAATTTGGCATGTATTCTCCAGAGATGtgaggaaaaaaatcttttacttaaTTGGGAGAAATGCCAATTTATGATTACTCAGGGCATTGTCTTGGGACATATTGTTTCTTCTGAAGATATAAAGGTTGACAAggcaaaaattgaattaatatctaaacttcCTATCCCTAGGACGGTTAAGGATATTCGTTCTTTTCTTGGTCATGCTGGCTTTTATAGGCTATTTATTCAAAGGTTCAGTTCTATTACAAAACCTTTATgcactcttttacaaaatgatattgaatttgtttaGACTGATGAGTGCCAAAAAGCTTTTGATACCCTTAAAGAATCGCTTACCACTACCCCTATTATGCAACCCCCGCAGTGGGACCTTCCCTTTGAAATCATGACTGATGCAAGTGATTATGCTTTAGGAGCTCTTTTTGGGCAGCGTGTAAATAATAGaccttttgtgatttattatgcCAGTAGAACCTTGAATGATGCTCAGAAAAATTACAccactactgaaaaagaattgcttgCAGTGGTTTTTGCACTTGATAAATTTCGAGCTTACATTCTTGGTTCTCCTGTTACTATTTTCACTGACCACTCTGCTCTTAAGTAATTGTTGgctaagaaagatgcaaaaccaCGCTTGATTCGCTGGATTTTACTACTTCAAGAGTTCAACATCAACATTAAGGACAAGAAAGAAGTTGAAAATGTGGTGGCTGACCACCTCTCTAGATTGCCatcatcctcctcttcaaatGTCAGCCTTCCTCTTGATGATAGTTTCCCGGATGAGCAGCTCTTTGTGATTCACAAAGCTCCCTAGTTTGCTAACATAGTCAACTATCTGGTGATTGAGCAAATGCCTTCTGAATGGTCCACCCATGATAAGCGTCGATTTCTCTCTGAGGTACGACACTTTTACTTTGATGAACCatacattttcaaatattgttcagACCAATTGATTCGAAGATGCATTCCTGATGATGAGTTTTCTTCTGTGTTgagattttttcatatggatgcATGTGGTGGTCATTTTTTAGCAAATAAAACAGTCGCTAAAATTTTGCAAAGCGGTTTTTACTGGCCTACCATGTTTAaagatgcttataatttttgtaaggctTGTGAGCCTTGTCAAAAATTGGGATCCATTAGCAAAAGAGGCATGATGCCTCTTTTCCCTATTCTCACTTTAGAAATTTTTGACTGTTGGGGAATAGACTTCATGGGACCTTTTCcagttttctttgaaaacacatatattttattagctgTGGATGATGTTTCAAAATGGTTGAAGGTAGTCGGttgcaaaacaaatgaccatcGTGTTGTCCTAAAATTTTTGCAATCTCTATTTGCTCGTTTTGGCATGCCCAAAGTTATCATTAATGATGGGGGTTCTCATTTTTGTAACAAACTATTTTCTACATTCATGAAGAAATATGGTATCACACACCGAGTTTCTACCCcctatcaccctcaaacaaatgGGTAAGCAGAATTGGCAAATAAAgagatcaaaataattttgaagaaaactATCAATCCTAATAGGAAAGATTGGTCAGTTAAGTTTCTTGATGCTTTATGGGCTTATAGGACaacttttaaaacaaatctagGGATGTCCCCTTATCGATTAGTTTATGGTAAAACTTGTTATTTACCTGTTGATATTCAACATCGAGCTCTTTGGGttataaaacatgttaacatgtcCCTTGATGAAACTTCAGGGTTGAGAAAATTGCAGATCAATGAATTGGATGAAGCTCGTCGGGATGCCTATGACAATGCTTAGTTGGCGAAGGAACGCATGAAAATTCTACATGATCAAAAAATTCATCCCAAGCATTTCACACTTGGCCAAGAAGTTCTTCTTTACAACTCTCGCTTACATGTTTTTCCTGGTAAATTGAAATCTTGATGGAGTGGGCCATACATTGTAAAGAAGGTTCATCCTCATGGAGCAGTAGACATTGTTAATCCGAAGAATGGAAATAGCTTCACTGTCAATGGACAACGTCTAAAGCCATTTATGACTACCTTTGATCCAcacgaagagatcttgcttgtgcaagattCCTGGGAAGTATTTTGATCTTTTCCCTCTTTACAgctttctttacttgcattttgttttttatttgttgttttgctttgattttatatttcatgttgatttgtttttttgttttgctttcttattcctgtgcactttgttttctttcgttcGATTCATTAAGgaccatgtctctcactagttgggggGTGGCGTGTGtgcatagataaaaaaaaatttgcattaaTGTGATTTGCATTGATACACACATGATTGACACActctatttctagtattttttgaaatctgagcatcttggtggagtagttgagcggaatcattttgtgaagatttattttcaagcttaagcatagagcatgatttttgatgcatcatattttgttgatgtgtagcTTGAAACACCGAGATGCTATACTTATTGAGATGAGActtgataagatttttgtaGAACGAAGGGAAAATTTTGACggacattttgcacatgcttacacTTGTAGTGTTTCTTATTTACTGTTCACTGATTTAACACAGGAGAAGTAAATTGCAGGACTACCGAGCCATgctttccaaaataaaaaaagaaaaagaaaaagaaaaagaaaagagatttgaaaagaatagaaaataagGAATAAAGGCAGCTTAGTGAGCTTTCCTAAGTAGAGGACTATAACAGTTACTCAAGACTTTGGGAgttgagtgttcaacctttaaa
This window contains:
- the LOC121240846 gene encoding uncharacterized protein LOC121240846; the protein is MEGIMRFGKKGKLSSIYLGPLDVLERIGAGAYTLTLPQFSAIQDVFHVSLLQGYVSDPTHVLEYEPLQVHEDLTYEEFPVGILAQKAQALSKKSIPMVKVLWSNHTEKEASWELEEDMRIKYPYLFD